Within Mustela lutreola isolate mMusLut2 chromosome 10, mMusLut2.pri, whole genome shotgun sequence, the genomic segment TGAGTGGGTGCACCAGCCCACTGTCTACACTGCTGCAGGCTGGGTGAGAGGGGAGCCTCCTCCAGCACAATGATGCCTTTTCCTTGAGGCCACGTCTTCATGGCTGCAGCCAGCAGTGTGGGCAGAGCAGGGCGGATGAGCCTCCTCCCCGTCAGTAAAGAATGaggatttatatattttcatttgtcgAGCGTTCCAAGCATGGCTCTTCCTGGGTTGTCAGTTAATGGGGAAAGCAAAGAGATCCGTTCCACTACTGGCTGCAGATAAGTCAGAAACCTGAAGGCCATGGGGGTCGCAGCTTACCTGCACCTTGAGATCACACCTGCTTTGCCACAGGGGAGTCCCTGGAGTCCATGATCTTGGCTTCAGTAACAGAAGTAAGGAGGAAACAACCAGATTAGATGCCTCCAGCTCTGAACTTCCACAGCCGTTAGGGACCTAGACCAGATTCTTCCCTATCTGAGGTCCAACCTGTGCTGCCCCTTGAACTCCAGAACTCCATTGAATTGTCCCACAGCTTCGGAAATGTGTGGACACGTACAAGTACCTTTTCCTCTTCTCCGTGGCCAACATGAGGAACAGCAAGCTGAAGGACATCCGGAGCGCCTGGAAGCACAGCCGGTGAGCAGGCCTTCCTGTGCAGAGGAGCCTGGGTGCTCTCAAGCACAGGGGTGGTTACTGACCCTTGGTACCTCGGTCACACAGATACCACCGTAATGAGGACAAAGCATCACACCTTCCAGAGgcatttttttaactattaaacTGTTCTTGCATTGAGCTCCTTGGGGGCAGGACTGGGTAGTTGCTCAGGAAATGTTTGAGCAATAATCCCTTAGAAGGGGCTCCCTTACCCCTGGAGTCTGGGCCCTTCAGGAACATCCCATCAGTTTTAGAGTGTCGGCGTGTACTCAAAATCCACACAGTGACCCTAGAGCAGGCTGTGTGAGCCGCCTGTCCTTGGGCTGCGCCTGTGATGGTACGAGTAAGGACTGTTGCGAACGGGTGAATGTGCCTCTTCCATACATCCAGATTGGGGGGCCTAGGGGGTCACGTAATGCTCACAGTGGGCCAGTAGATGAAATACTGTGAATGTTGGGGATCTGTAGGCATGGAAGATGTAGGAACCTCTGGCCAAGCCTCCTGCTGCAGAAGAGCCTGGGCCCGAGGTCAGGCTCCCAGGGACTGAGCAGGTCTGCACCTAatggtgggcggggggggggagcactTCCTTCACAGACCTCTTTTCTCTCTAGGATGTTCTTTGGCAAAAACAAGGTGATGATGGTGGCCTTGGGTCGAAGCCCAGCTGACGAGTACAAAGACAACCTACATCAGGTGAGTTTCTGGCCGTCTCACTGGTGGAGGGATCGGGGAGAGCGTAAAGCTTGGTTTAAAGCTTAAAGCTCAGGCCTCCTTTAATCCCCAGGCCCAGAGTAGTGACACCAACCAAAAATATTTGCAGGTTTTGCCAGATGTCTAATGGGACTGGGCCAACCCTCCTTTTGTTCTGTAGGTCAGCAAGAAGTTAAGGGGTGAGGTCGGTCTCCTTTTCACCAACCGCACCAAGGAGGAAGTGAATGAGTAAGTGTTTTTGAGGACTAGGAGGGAAGGAGTAATCAGGGTACACTGTACTATACGGAGGTATCAAGTAAAAATGGGTTCCTGGAACACTGCTCCTGAGTCCTGGTTCTCTGCGGCACCGCGCTCCAGGCGGACTGCCAGTCAGCAGCCCACACGGGCGGGGAGGCGAGGCCGGGGGAGCCTTACTTCGTGCTCTGTGGCTGGGCCAGTCAGGAACCTCCCCTCCTGCCACTTGTCTTTTCCTGAGGTGGTTTACGAAATACGCGGAAATGGACTTCGCTCGAGCCGGAAACAAAGCAACTTTCACTGTGACCCTGGACCCAGGGCCCCTGGAGCAGTTCCCCCACTCCATGGAGCCACAGCTGAGGCAGCTGGGCCTGCCCACCGCCCTCAAGAGAGGTAGGGGGACGTCCCTGGAGCTGAAGGTTCCCAGCTTAGCTGCCGGAAGCACAAGCTCCCACACCCGACAGACCCACTCTGGCCTCTGTGGCTGAGCGGCTTCTTTCTgccagcctctgttttctcacgTCCGAGCGAGAGTGGACAGTAACTCGCAGCCAGAACACAGCAGCTAAGGGACTTGAGGGAGGCTGTCGTGTAGGTCTCCCTCCCCAAAGGGAGAGGGCGGGTCCCCGCAGACCCTCCTGGGCAGCTGAGCACTTGCAGCTTTAGCCTGAGTGTGCTGGGGGGGACGGGGGGGCCCTAACCAGCTCTCTCCCAGCtctgggcagcaggcagagagctgtGCACGGGCCTCTGCAGAAGTCACCGTGTGAGGTCCCTTTCTCTGTAGGTGTGGTGACCCTGCTGTCCGACCACGAGGTGTGCAAGGAGGGCGATGTGCTGACCCCAGAGCAGGCCCGCGTGCTGGTGAGTCTGCCCCCCAACCCTCCGCCCAGCCACAGTCTGTGCACTGTAGCCCCGGGGACCCCCTCACGTCACCCTTGCTCCTCCTGACCATTGGTTCCTTTTATGTGTCCCTTACAGAAGCTTTTCGGGTATGAGATGGCTGAATTCAAGGTCACCATCAAATACATGTGGGATGCACAGTCCGGAAGTTTCCAGCAGATGGGAGATGACTTGCCCGAGAGTGCGTCCGAATCAGCAGAAGAATCAGAGGGGGAGGACGACAGCTGACGGACACTTGGCCGGACTGTGGGACCGCCATCCCGCTGGCCGAACGGCAGGGAGGGCACGAGGGATGGACTGCTTTTTTGTAAGCAATAAAACTGTCTGCAGGGAGCTCCTGTGGACAGCAGAGAGGACTTTTTCTAGGAAAAAAGGCCTTTGCTTTGAGCTTTTGTTTGGATTCCCTGGGTGCCTTTTGTTAACTTGGAGCCAGCTTCCAGCACGGCCTCCCACATGATGGCTGGGGACCTCCTGCATGATGGCTGGGGACATAGGGGCCACTACTGGAGCTAGGGCTTCTCTATTCTGGCCCTTGTGCCCCTCCTGGAAACGGGTTTGTCAAGGAATAGAGGAACCCTGGCTACTCTTcctacctctttctttctctacctccatccccaccccatcccgAACCAGGGCTAGGGGTCTAATGACAAGGCAGGACACTTTCACTAAGAGTAAAGCCACTGCTGAAACCCAGAGCAGATATGAAAACTGTTCCACAGCATTCTGGGAACTTTTATTCTTGGGAGTGACTCAGTGGTAGTTTTTGCCCAAGTTGTTCTTTGTGAAAGGAGCTCAGAATGAGAGAAAACCTTCAGGGCACCCAGCTTTCTTATGTGTGAGAGTGAGGGCCACTGCCAGCTGCCACATTCAGAGGTCAGGCTGGATTCCGGAGGGAGGCCAGGAAGCCTgtgctcctgccccctccccgcaaACCCTTGGGAAGGACGAGCCCAaggctgcaggcagagctggtGGGTGGTTGGGTCTAGCACCTTCTCTGTCCAGGCAGGACCCCCCTACATGGATCACAGCCCAGCCTTCTCACGTGAAGGCAGCTGGGAGCACTGCAGCAGTGGAGGAAATAAACAGCTCGTGAATGGGGACTGGAGAACAGCACAGGCCAAATAAAGCCATTTAAGGCCCAGGGTGAGAAGGTCAAAgagtgacagagggaggaggCCCTCTGCCATCTCAAGTCAGGACTGGCCCTAGCGGAAGTAGTTGGGACATTCGTGGGCGACCAGGTGCCAGGCTCGGTCGAAGGCCTGCACCACGGCCGGCTCCAGGGGCCCTTCCTCAGTCGCAGCCAAGTTCTGTGCCAGCTGCTCCACGCTGGACATGCCCAGGATGACCGCATCCCCGTGGGCGCCCTGCAAGGGGAGACAGCCAGCTGTGACTCCTGCCACATGCGcccccttcccaccctgcccctgccGGGACCGGGCTCACATGTCTACTTATACCCTATGTTATTCCAGAATTTATATGGCCTTCAAATAGCTTGAAAGCCCAGCCTCTACAGACTCCCCAGCGGGCAACCGTGAGTGCAGAGCCACTCCCCTGTGCCCTTCCACAGCTGGGTGAACCTGGGGTAGTCACTTGACAGCCCCAAACTGCAAACATCCTTAATTTTGCAGGAATTAAAATTTTGTGTAGTATTTGCATCAGGCCCGGCCCTGAACAGCTGTGGAAAAGGGAGCCCTCAGAAGTCGATCATGCTGGGGCCGGAGGAAGGTGTGGGTGAAGCATAGGACAGCAGAGAGGGAAGCCCTGCcgggcacagagcccaactcagcaAGTGTGTGGCCTGGTGCAGAACAAAGGCTAGtggttaaaaaaatgtaagtttttcagagtccacttGGTGCTGGTGCCCTGTCTGGTGTAGCTGCGAGGCCCTAAGCGCCTCTGAAATCGCTTCCTTATCTGGGAAGTTGGAAAAACCACGCTTCATAGGGCCAGGGCTGTTCCTAACGGGGGCACTGAATGAAACTTCCCCGGGGAATTAGCATGGGGAAATACCAGAAGAAAAGGCGTCCTCTCAGACTATCGAGTGATTGTGTAGCACTCTCCCTTCTTCCATGTTCTCCTTGGCCCCACCACGGGGAAAAGCCGCTCCTCTGGGACGCCGGCTGCACCGGGAGTGGTGGTGCAGCCACCGGAGGGCGGCCGAGGTCATGCTGGGCGCGCTGCCACCTTATGCGGCCTGTAGGGCCTTCTCCACCAGGGCGATGGCTTCAAAGTGCTGCTTCTTCCAGAAGCTGGGCAGGGGGCACTGGAGGTACAGCAGTCAGTGCTATGAGGTCTCTCCAGGGCAGATGTCCCACCCCGGTCCCTGAGGCCCCCCGGAGCCGGCGTCCTCTGAGAATGCAGGTGGATTTCCAGCCCCTCACCCACATTTTCAGTCCAGTGAGGGGGGTCGAGGGGATGCAGTGGGCGAGATGCTTGCAATTCTCACGCTCACCGCATGTGAACAACCAAggccccgagatcaggacccAGGAACAGCCAAAGCACCACACCAGCGTGCCTCCTGTTACTGGACCCGCAACAAATCCTGGCTGAAGCCACCTGCCTCCATCTCTCCTACCGGCTCAGGGAGGACAGCAGATGCCCCAGGCTAGCCCCTTGCAGTGCAAAATGTAAAGGAGATAATGGACCTGATGGCGGGCAAGCCTTGTAAACTACGAAGACTGGTCAAGGTCAAAACCATCAGACCATTCTCCAGGGTGAAGGCAGGCCCCGGTGGTGGTGGTAAGAAATTGAGTATACTGCTTGGGGCAATGGTTCCCAAACCTGGACGCCTGGCCAGGAAGATCAGAAATTGTGGAAGGGATGGGGTGCCGGATTAGGACTGAAATCACAGCAGCGCACGCGAGGTGATCCAAACAGACACCCACAGACACGACCCTGCTTTAAAATGTCCTTGGCCATTTCAACAAGACTAACATTGGAGACTTGCACAAAACTTGCTTCTCGCCCTCCTCCCAGGGCAGGGCGTGGAACAAGGCAAATAAATTACCCACAGAAATTAACTGTGGAGACTCGCCCTCTATAAACTGGTTAGAAGCTTGCCAGGGAGTCCACGGAGGACATCTAAATCTGCAAAAGGAGGGGCGccggctggctcagctggaagagcctGTGACTgcatctcggggttgtgagttccagctccacactgggtggagataagtacaactttttaaaaaataaagttaataaatgAACAGTGATAAAGTGTGCACTTTGGAGAGCTCGCAGGAGAGCCCAGAGGGAAAGAGCCAGAAGAGTTTAAATCATCACCTCTGACTGTACAACTTGGCAAGAGGTTGCTTTGAGCCACGGGCCCGTATTGTTCTGACGGGAAGGGTCAGCTTTCCAGAGTCCTGATCCAAGGGTACCCCCTCCCATGCCCCCAAGTGCCCAGGGGGTGAGCGCTTCCCCGGAAAGACTCGTGGAGCTCTGAGAAGGCCCAGGGATCCTCATTCCCAATCCAGGCCCCTAAACATTCTCCAGAGACACACAATACTCAGGGTGTGGGGATGTTGGTAAAGCCCTTGGGAAAGCAGGGACCTAAGTCTGAGCACCAAGAGGAGGCGCCGGCTCTCAGAAAACAGCCCCAGAAACCCCCTATTTCAGACTAAGAGGACCTATACCACCTCTTGCCCCAAGGCAGCCCATCCCCGGCTCATGGATTCCTGTAGATCTCAGCCCAGTTATTCCCGAAGAAGCGGCCCTCGGGCCGATTCCCGTCCTTGTCCTCGTACTTGCCGGtcagcaggccccctgcgggGAGACCACCATCAGAGCCATGGGCCCACCCTGCTCCCAGAGGCTGTTCTGGACTGGTGGGGGTGTTGGGGAGAACCCAGGAGGGATGGAGGACACAGCCCAGCCTCTCTTCAAAgccctccctgcttcccagaCCCTGGGCCGGGCACCATCTGTGTCAACAAGAGGCAGAGATGGGCCAGGAATGGCCTCCCACCCCAGGGGTAGCCTGCCCGCTGAGCAGCCCCGACCAGCCAAAGGGCTGTAGGCGTAGAACCTCAGTCCGAAGTGcctgaggcagaggaagagctcCGTTTCCACCTGCCGGGTGGTAGTGTTGTACATTCCCTGTGGGTAGAAGGGCCAGCTGCAGTGTGTACACATTTCAGAAGAAGGGACCCCAAATCTTCCCTTGCAGAGCCTGCAGTTCAGACCCTAACAATCCTAGGACTTGAACAATCAGCATATCCTTAGTGGAaaagaacattcattcattcagccaacGTCTCCGAGCACCAGCCATGGGCTGGACATGAAATTTCCATCCACGCACCAACCGGACAAGTCCCCTGCCCTGAGAGCTTTAATAGCAAGGTAGAGCATCAACAGGTATCATCAAGAAAAGAGGCAATCAGAGTCCACTAGTAAGCTCTGGAGCACTGTCTGGCACCAAGTAGGGGTATaagcatttgctgaatgaatgaggggCGTAGAGCCTGAGATAGATCGATCTCAGGCTCCTCTGGGGCATCAGGAAAGGCTTCCAGGGGCCGAGCCCACCAAGTGAGCCCTGAGCACTCACCCcttcctgggagaaggggaaggcTGGTCCAGGCTCATGCCCACAGccagggagcaggaaggaagggccTGAGCAGCACCTGCGGGCAGGAAGGAGAAGCCAGGCCCAGAGCCAGCAGCTGCCTGCTGGCCAAGCCGAGGAGCTCGCACGTCATCCCCACGGCCCCTGGGAGCCATCCACAGGCTGCCATGGAGAGGGCAcaggaggcagtgggaggggccaggagaaCCCCGCGGCCCGGCGGGCCCTCACCTGGTACACAGTGGGCAGGATCCAGCCGTTGTTCCTGCAGATGCAGATCTCAGCCACCTCCCAGGAGGCATAGTTGGAGAGGCCAAGCTCCACGAACTTGCCCTGCAGGGGAGAGACCTCGGTCAGAACCCACCGCGGCCCAGGACACTGCAAaggggagatggggtgggaaCCCTGTCCCTGGCTCTGCTCTGGGATGACCCTGGTGCCTCCACTCTCCTGAAGGCTGAGGCTGGCCTCACCTCCTGGGGTGCAGCTGGTGGCAGGCACACAGCGTCTCCTCCACGTGGGTGTCTGGGTGTCGTGGTCTGGCAGGTGCAGGTAAAAGAGGTCTACCTGGGGGCACTGCAGCCGCCTCAGGGATGTCTCCAGCTGGGCGCGGAGACTGTCAGGCTTCAGTGAATTCTCACCCAATTGTTTGGCCTTGGTGGCGATTTTCACTTTGTTGGGGGGTGTGAAATGAGAGTGCAAGCCAGTTAACCAAACACTGAAAAAAGTCTAGAGTAATGACTTAGAGAAAGACCTGGGTTGgtatcccagctctgccactactagctctgtgaccttgaccaagttactcaccctctctgaacctcagtcctCTCAACTATAAATTGGTAGTGCTGTTGGTACCTATTTTGTGGGCTGGTCCCAAGGATTGCTCAGAACTTGAATGGACGTGTTCATTATCATCATTGCTAAGGTCATCACTGTGATGGACTATTTACCCAGCACCAATGACTGGCAGACCCAACAGCCAATCACTGCCCTCGAGGACACACTGTCTTTGCTGCATTACAATAAGTGAGGCAGGGATATGCACCAGGTGCTGGCAGAGCCGGGGACATAGAGGCAGAAGGCCCCCCGCAAGCTCAGGAAAGGCCTTCTCTGGAATCCGAATCTTGGTCTCTGGGAGGAAGTCACAGGCTGCCAGTCCGGGAAGGGTGGGAAGTTCATCCCAGAGGGCGAGGACAAGGGCAAAAGACCATTGGAAAAGAACATGGTGCGAGATGAACCATGCCTGCAGTTCCAGGGATCCAGGGCACCAGGTTCAGGGGGTACACAAGGCAAGAGAAGGGCCACAGACCCAATGCGAAGGGCCTTGAGAGCACCCC encodes:
- the MRTO4 gene encoding mRNA turnover protein 4 homolog; the protein is MPKSKRDKKVSLTKTAKKGLELKQNLIEELRKCVDTYKYLFLFSVANMRNSKLKDIRSAWKHSRMFFGKNKVMMVALGRSPADEYKDNLHQVSKKLRGEVGLLFTNRTKEEVNEWFTKYAEMDFARAGNKATFTVTLDPGPLEQFPHSMEPQLRQLGLPTALKRGVVTLLSDHEVCKEGDVLTPEQARVLKLFGYEMAEFKVTIKYMWDAQSGSFQQMGDDLPESASESAEESEGEDDS
- the LOC131810089 gene encoding uncharacterized protein LOC131810089 isoform X1, with amino-acid sequence MLEIEELGKFVELGLSNYASWEVAEICICRNNGWILPTVYQAAAGSGPGFSFLPAGAAQALPSCSLAVGMSLDQPSPSPRKGAPTGMRSSWACPAWSSWHRTWLRLRKGPWSRPWCRPSTEPGTWSPTNVPTTSARASPDLRWQRASSLCHSLTFSPWALNGFIWPVLFSSPHSRAVYFLHCCSAPSCLHVRRLGCDPCRGVLPGQRRC
- the LOC131810089 gene encoding aflatoxin B1 aldehyde reductase member 2-like isoform X3; translated protein: MLEIEELGKFVELGLSNYASWEVAEICICRNNGWILPTVYQGAHGDAVILGMSSVEQLAQNLAATEEGPLEPAVVQAFDRAWHLVAHECPNYFR
- the LOC131810089 gene encoding uncharacterized protein LOC131810089 isoform X2, with the translated sequence MLEIEELGKFVELGLSNYASWEVAEICICRNNGWILPTVYQAAAGSGPGFSFLPAGAAQALPSCSLAVGMSLDQPSPSPRKGECTTLPPGRWKRSSSSASGTSD